One region of Pangasianodon hypophthalmus isolate fPanHyp1 chromosome 15, fPanHyp1.pri, whole genome shotgun sequence genomic DNA includes:
- the otub1a gene encoding ubiquitin thioesterase OTUB1a encodes MADEEQQQEGMSQKELDGLNCLAYDEAIIAQQDRIQQEIATSIPLVSEQQDLAILKKEYAEDDTIYQQKIRDLQKKYSFIRKTRPDGNCFYRAFGFAYLESLLDDSKELHRFKAIAAKSKLDLVSQGFTEFTIEDFHNTFMDLIEVCDKQPSVTELLNSFNEQSVSDYLVVYLRLVTSGYLQREDEFFQYFIEGGRTVREFCQQEVEPMSKESDHIHIIALAQALSVCILVEYMDRGEGGTVNHHIFPEDGEPKVFLLYRPGHYDILYK; translated from the exons ATGGCGGACgaagaacaacaacaagaagGGATGTCTCAAAAGGAACTCGACG GTTTGAATTGTCTCGCGTATGATGAAGCTATTATTGCACAACAAGACAGGATTCAGCAAGAG ATTGCCACCAGCATTCCACTCGTATCAGAACAACAGGATCTAGCTATACTTAAAAAAGAATACGCTGAAGATGACACAATTTACCAGCAAAAAATAAGG GATTTACAAAAGAAGTACTCATTCATACGGAAGACACGGCCCGATGGAAACTGCTTCTACAGAGCCTTCGGTTTTGCATACTTAGAGTCATTGCTGGATGACAGTAAAGAACTACACAG GTTCAAAGCCATTGCTGCCAAGAGCAAACTGGACCTCGTGAGCCAAGGTTTCACAGAGTTCACTATCGAAGATTTTCACAACACG TTCATGGACCTGATCGAGGTGTGCGATAAGCAGCCATCCGTGACAGAGCTGCTCAACTCCTTCAACGAGCAGAGTGTGTCCGACTACCTGGTGGTGTATCTGCGCCTCGTGACTTCAGGCTACCTGCAGAGAGAGGATGAGTTCTTCCAGTACTTTATAGAGGGCGGACGCACTGTGCGAGAATTCTGCCAGCAG GAGGTGGAGCCCATGTCCAAAGAGAGCGACCACATCCACATCATTGCTCTAGCACAGGCCCTGAGCGTGTGTATACTGGTGGAGTACATGGACCGAGGGGAGGGAGGCACAGTCAACCATCACATCTTCCCTGAGGATGGAGAACCCAAAGTCTTCCTCCTGTACAGGCCGGGTCACTACGACATATTGTACAAATAG
- the slc22a6l gene encoding solute carrier family 22 member 6, with translation MVFADLLEQVGSTGRFQMVHVTLLAVPILMMASHNLLQNFVAAVPPHHCTVHANLSEPTIGPAETLLLSVPLDGQGKLERCRRYVQPQWDLLSKNSSEDLEKKEIEMEGCVDGWSYNKTDMSSTIITEWDLVCDLKALKQMGQTIYMGGVLVGALIFGGLSDKFGRRILLLISNLMMAVSGTCTAFASSFSLFCLFRFFCGMALSGIVLNSFSLIVEWIPTRIRTVVGTATAYCYTTGQLILAAVAYNIRDWRWLTLAVSLPFYVFFLYSWWFLESARWLVLTKKPEEAVKNLKSVARINGRLAEGDKINLEMLQESMTKEMSCSQVTYSALDLVRTRTMRTITLCLSVLWFSTSFSYYGLSMDLQKFGVNIYLIQVIFGAVDIPAKIVVTVTMSTLGRRLSQCASLILAGITILANLLVPYELQTLRTSLAVLGKGCLAAAFTCCYLYSGELYPTVVRQNGMGWVSMMARLGAMVAPLVLLLSEAVAWLPGLIYGGAPILSGIFAYFLPETLNTPLADTLQDAEDRAFKRRKSKNSSKKEEVALNEQSSIPLKECA, from the exons ATGGTGTTTGCAGACCTGCTGGAGCAGGTGGGCAGCACGGGTCGTTTCCAGATGGTCCATGTCACCCTGCTGGCCGTGCCCATCCTCATGATGGCAAGCCACAACCTGTTGCAGAACTTCGTAGCGGCCGTGCCTCCACACCACTGCACTGTCCATGCCAACCTCTCTGAACCTACAATAGGTCCAGCTGAGACCCTGCTCCTCAGCGTGCCCCTGGATGGGCAGGGTAAACTGGAACGCTGTAGACGCTATGTGCAACCACAGTGGGACCTTCTGAGCAAGAACAGCTCTGAGGacctggaaaagaaagaaattgagaTGGAGGgatgtgtggatggatggagcTATAACAAGACTGACATGAGCTCAACCATTATTACAGAA TGGGATTTGGTGTGTGACTTGAAAGCTCTGAAGCAAATGGGGCAAACCATTTACATGGGAGGGGTGCTTGTGGGAGCGTTGATCTTTGGGGGACTATCTGACAA GTTTGGCCGGCGTATTTTGCTCCTGATCTCTAACCTGATGATGGCAGTTTCAGGGACATGCACCGCCTTTGCAtcttctttctccctcttctgTCTGTTCCGTTTCTTCTGTGGCATGGCCCTGTCTGGGATAGTCCTCAACTCCTTCTCCCTca TTGTGGAATGGATCCCCACTCGCATACGGACCGTGGTGGGTACAGCTACAGCCTACTGTTACACCACTGGGCAGCTGATCCTGGCAGCGGTGGCTTACAACATCCGCGACTGGCGCTGGCTCACTCTGGCTGTCTCTCTACCTTTCTATGTCTTCTTCCTCTACTCTTG GTGGTTCTTGGAGTCTGCAAGATGGCTAGTTCTTACCAAGAAGCCTGAGGAGGCAGTTAAAAACCTCAAATCTGTAGCTCGGATTAACGGCCGCCTGGCTGAGGGTGACAAAATCAATCTGGAG ATGCTGCAGGAATCCATGACGAAGGAGATGTCTTGCTCGCAAGTCACTTACAGTGCTCTGGATCTTGTGCGGACACGCACCATGAGAACCATCACCTTGTGTCTCAGTGTATTGTG GTTCTCGACAAGCTTTTCCTACTATGGCTTGTCAATGGATTTACAGAAATTTGGCGTGAACATATATTTGATTCAGGTGATCTTTGGTGCGGTCGACATTCCAGCCAAAATCGTTGTCACAGTAACAATGAGTACGCTTGGACGCAGACTGTCTCAGTGTGCATCACTCATATTGGCTGGGATTACCATTCTCGCCAATCTGCTCGTGCCTTATG aACTGCAGACATTGCGTACCTCCTTGGCAGTACTTGGGAAAGGTTGTCTGGCTGCTGCCTTCACCTGCTGTTACCTTTACTCAGGGGAACTATATCCCACGGTGGTCCG GCAGAACGGAATGGGATGGGTGTCCATGATGGCTCGTCTTGGGGCAATGGTAGCTCCATTGGTGCTTCTACTTTCTGAGGCAGTTGCCTGGCTCCCAGGCTTAATCTATGGAGGAGCTCCTATCTTGAGTGGAATCTTTGCTTACTTCCTCCCTGAGACGCTAAATACTCCACTTGCTGATACCCTCCAAGATGCTGAGGACAG AGCTTTCAAGAGGAGAAAGTCCAAAAACTCCTCCAAGAAGGAGGAAGTGGCCCTGAATGAACAGAGCAGTATTCCACTGAAGGAGTGTGCTTGA
- the LOC113541415 gene encoding LOW QUALITY PROTEIN: cytochrome c oxidase subunit 8B, mitochondrial (The sequence of the model RefSeq protein was modified relative to this genomic sequence to represent the inferred CDS: substituted 1 base at 1 genomic stop codon) codes for MSALLRGLARIRSAPALRGTAITQRANITTKPAKDVLGPAETTIGLAMFSLAILVPSGWVLANLESYKKKEAXKSLLRSFPSNPYRDH; via the exons ATGTCCGCTCTGCTTAGAGGACTCGCCCGAATCCGCTCAGCTCCGGCTCTGCGGGGGACAGCAATCACCCAGCGGGCTAATATTACAACAAAACCCGCAAAGGATGTTCTGGGACCAGCT GAGACAACAATTGGTCTTGCGATGTTTTCGCTGGCCATCCTGGTTCCATCCGGTTGGGTCCTGGCTAACCTTGAGAGCTATAAAAAGAAGGAGGCCTAAAAAAGTCTGCTACGATCATTTCCTTCAAACCCGTATCGGGACCACTGA
- the epdl2 gene encoding ependymin isoform X1, producing MQAALVLTIILSALLSALAQKPHHCKSPPYLQGKLAVNFPEGKTMVYEQFYYDAVEERIRVVATGKEGGHDVFVDRLLLFREKVYFDIIYHNKSCIKNSFEAAFVPIAIPLDAQHMAQVVLGSLSAPAQGLLVNSWVGSDAELKANYSLTFTEFGCIPVVTIYHIDGLGHFLSSFFDMVVGLEDPTVFIPPPFCSSENLVERKDGKATNLFTALL from the exons ATGCAGGCTGCTTTGGTGCTTACAATCATCTTGAGTGCACTGCTCAGTGCCCTCGCTCAGAAACCCCACCACTGCA AGTCACCACCATACCTCCAGGGAAAGTTAGCTGTA AACTTTCCTGAGGGGAAGACGATGGTGTATGAGCAGTTCTACTACGACGCTGTGGAAGAGAGGATTCGTGTTGTTGCCACTGGGAAGGAAGGCGGGCATGACGTATTCGTGGATCGACTTCTGCTTTTCAGAGAA AAGGTTTACTTTGACATCATTTACCACAACAAAAGCTGTATTAAGAATTCTTTCGAGGCTGCCTTCGTTCCCATTGCGATTCCTCTTGATGCCCAGCACATGGCTCAGGTTGTCTTGGGAAGCCTGTCTGCTCCTGCACAGGGCCTGCTGGTCAACAGCTGGGTGGGATCAGATGCTGAGCTAAAAG CAAACTACTCCCTGACCTTTACAGAGTTCGGCTGCATTCCCGTCGTCACCATCTATCACATCGATGGACTGGGTCATTTTCTGTCAAG CTTCTTCGACATGGTCGTTGGCTTAGAGGATCCCACAGTCTTCATTCCTCCACCATTCTGTTCCTCTGAAAATCTGGTGGAGCGGAAAGATGGCAAAGCAACAAACCTCTTCACTGCTCTTCTGTAA
- the epdl2 gene encoding ependymin-1 isoform X2, whose product MQAALVLTIILSALLSALAQKPHHCKSPPYLQGKLAVNFPEGKTMVYEQFYYDAVEERIRVVATGKEGGHDVFVDRLLLFREKVYFDIIYHNKSCIKNSFEAAFVPIAIPLDAQHMAQVVLGSLSAPAQGLLVNSWVGSDAELKANYSLTFTEFGCIPVVTIYHIDGLGHFLSRPQVPNPGPGVQAVWQLPELKWACWEQGEDYDYLR is encoded by the exons ATGCAGGCTGCTTTGGTGCTTACAATCATCTTGAGTGCACTGCTCAGTGCCCTCGCTCAGAAACCCCACCACTGCA AGTCACCACCATACCTCCAGGGAAAGTTAGCTGTA AACTTTCCTGAGGGGAAGACGATGGTGTATGAGCAGTTCTACTACGACGCTGTGGAAGAGAGGATTCGTGTTGTTGCCACTGGGAAGGAAGGCGGGCATGACGTATTCGTGGATCGACTTCTGCTTTTCAGAGAA AAGGTTTACTTTGACATCATTTACCACAACAAAAGCTGTATTAAGAATTCTTTCGAGGCTGCCTTCGTTCCCATTGCGATTCCTCTTGATGCCCAGCACATGGCTCAGGTTGTCTTGGGAAGCCTGTCTGCTCCTGCACAGGGCCTGCTGGTCAACAGCTGGGTGGGATCAGATGCTGAGCTAAAAG CAAACTACTCCCTGACCTTTACAGAGTTCGGCTGCATTCCCGTCGTCACCATCTATCACATCGATGGACTGGGTCATTTTCTGTCAAG accacaggttcccaaccctggtcctggagtccAAGCTGTCTGGCAACTTCCTGAGTTAAAGTGGGCATGCTGGGAGCAGGGAGAAGACTACGACTATTTAAGATAA